In Mycoplasmopsis cynos, the following are encoded in one genomic region:
- a CDS encoding PTS-dependent dihydroxyacetone kinase phosphotransferase subunit DhaM — MNKKLFILISHFYDLANTTKVYLTKMLPINEENVKLVALGGINNGTEIGTEPMQILQAIEENPEINEIFIFSDLGSATLAAESISTMVEDKLVYVAKGAFVENTFSAYVLANVGASFDEVKKAAEEKVIK, encoded by the coding sequence ATGAATAAAAAGTTATTTATCTTAATTAGTCATTTTTACGATCTTGCTAATACTACAAAAGTATATTTAACAAAGATGCTTCCTATTAATGAAGAAAATGTCAAATTAGTTGCATTAGGTGGAATTAATAATGGTACTGAAATCGGTACTGAACCAATGCAAATTCTTCAAGCTATTGAAGAAAATCCAGAAATAAATGAAATTTTTATCTTTTCTGATTTAGGTTCAGCTACATTAGCCGCCGAATCAATTTCGACTATGGTTGAAGATAAATTAGTTTATGTTGCAAAAGGAGCATTTGTTGAAAATACATTTTCAGCTTATGTATTAGCTAACGTTGGCGCCTCATTTGATGAAGTTAAAAAAGCAGCAGAAGAAAAAGTGATTAAATAA
- the dhaL gene encoding dihydroxyacetone kinase subunit DhaL, which produces MKIDLKHANDIVKTIADELAKNEDFISDLDQKIGDGDHGYNIVRGFKAVLEIDSTNLSLDNYFMQIGRTLMAKVGGASGPLYGMSFMKAAAAFKNSEYIDFQNFKEFVANFAKNLQILGKVQLNEKTMYDVWNPFCTKLSEFNEINLEAKNELLEYLQYLVVQTKDMMATKGRASYLKERSIGTIDPGSFSTGIILKNFLKEL; this is translated from the coding sequence TTGAAAATAGATCTTAAACACGCTAATGATATTGTTAAAACTATTGCTGATGAGTTAGCTAAAAATGAAGATTTCATTTCTGATTTAGATCAAAAAATCGGTGATGGTGATCATGGATATAATATTGTTAGAGGATTTAAAGCCGTATTAGAAATTGATTCAACAAACTTAAGTCTTGATAATTACTTTATGCAAATTGGTCGTACATTAATGGCTAAGGTTGGTGGTGCATCAGGCCCATTATATGGAATGAGTTTTATGAAAGCAGCAGCAGCATTTAAAAATTCTGAATATATTGATTTTCAAAATTTTAAAGAATTTGTTGCAAACTTTGCTAAAAACTTACAAATTCTTGGTAAGGTTCAATTAAATGAAAAAACAATGTATGATGTGTGAAATCCATTTTGTACAAAATTGAGTGAATTTAATGAGATAAATTTAGAAGCAAAAAATGAACTATTAGAATATTTACAATATTTAGTTGTTCAAACAAAAGATATGATGGCAACAAAAGGAAGAGCATCATATCTTAAAGAAAGATCAATTGGAACAATTGACCCAGGATCATTTTCAACTGGAATTATTCTTAAAAACTTTTTAAAGGAATTATAA
- the dhaK gene encoding dihydroxyacetone kinase subunit DhaK, with translation MKKLLNKTENIVEEMIQGIVKTNPNVERVPGYNVVINKHFDRSKVALISGGGSGHEPAHMGYVGNGMLSGAVAGEVFTSPTPDQVEAAINALDSKAGTLLIIKNYTGDKLNFEIAQQLAQAEGKEVETVLVNDDVAVENSTWTIGRRGIAGTVYVHKIAGALAQKGGSLSEVKAVAQKVIDNVRSFGISLNSIYIPTTGKKSFELAEKEIEFGLGIHGEPGIKRENIKSSKEIVQEMIDIILKDYDYSNSEVALMINGLGGTPEMELFIVANDAHNYLAEKGIKVYTSNVGNFMTSLEMQGISISLLKLDSQLKELLMEKNEVKAWK, from the coding sequence ATGAAAAAGCTATTAAATAAAACAGAAAATATCGTGGAAGAAATGATTCAAGGAATAGTGAAAACTAATCCAAATGTTGAAAGAGTTCCAGGTTATAATGTAGTTATTAACAAACATTTTGATAGATCAAAAGTTGCTTTAATTTCAGGTGGAGGTTCTGGACATGAACCTGCACATATGGGATATGTTGGTAATGGTATGCTTTCAGGTGCTGTAGCTGGAGAGGTATTCACATCACCAACACCAGATCAAGTTGAAGCAGCCATAAATGCTTTAGATTCAAAAGCTGGTACACTATTAATTATTAAAAATTATACTGGTGATAAATTAAACTTTGAAATTGCTCAGCAATTAGCTCAAGCAGAAGGTAAGGAAGTTGAAACAGTTTTAGTTAATGACGATGTTGCTGTTGAAAATTCTACTTGAACTATTGGACGTAGAGGAATTGCTGGTACAGTTTATGTGCACAAAATTGCCGGTGCATTAGCCCAAAAAGGTGGATCTTTAAGTGAAGTAAAAGCAGTGGCTCAAAAAGTTATTGATAATGTAAGATCTTTTGGTATCTCACTTAATTCAATTTATATTCCTACAACAGGTAAAAAATCATTTGAACTTGCTGAAAAAGAAATTGAATTCGGTTTAGGAATTCACGGAGAACCAGGTATTAAAAGAGAAAATATTAAGAGTTCAAAAGAAATTGTACAAGAAATGATTGATATAATTTTAAAAGATTATGACTATTCTAATTCAGAAGTTGCATTAATGATTAATGGATTAGGTGGAACACCTGAAATGGAATTATTCATTGTCGCAAATGATGCACATAATTATTTAGCAGAAAAAGGAATAAAAGTATACACATCAAATGTCGGTAATTTCATGACTTCATTAGAAATGCAAGGAATATCAATTTCATTATTAAAATTAGATTCTCAATTAAAAGAATTATTAATGGAAAAAAATGAGGTAAAAGCTTGAAAATAG